A window of the Penaeus vannamei isolate JL-2024 chromosome 19, ASM4276789v1, whole genome shotgun sequence genome harbors these coding sequences:
- the LOC113814979 gene encoding uncharacterized protein, with amino-acid sequence MKVVLSLAALVLVVSAQRQPPSEALEAACGTLERRECLSRVRRCVNLRRGSEDAQSNRDTILACARENNIRPIQIAAALRAAGGKEEIFDKLDASQETIDNMRICVLQSKGLADENGNINGELMSAQIEEKLRANLEGSPDVLDVMLNALASCTLPATVSDVPDFRKCLSTDCIQNLPSGN; translated from the exons ATGAAGGTCGTACTCAGCCTCGCCGCCCTCGTGCTGGTCGTCTCCGCCCAGCGCCAGCCGCCCAGCGAGGCGTTGG AGGCCGCATGCGGCACCCTCGAGCGAAGGGAATGTCTCTCCCGCGTGCGCCGCTGCGTCAACCTCCGCCGCGGCTCCGAGGACGCCCAGTCCAACAGGGACACCATCCTGGCCTGCGCCCGCGAGAACAACATCAGGCCCATCCAGATCGCGGCCGCCCTGAGGGCTGCGGGCGGCAAGGAGGAGATCTTCGACAAGCTGGACGCGTCCCAGGAAACCATCGACAACATGCGCATCTGCGTCCTGCAGTCCAAGGGCCTG GCAGACGAAAACGGCAACATCAACGGTGAGCTGATGAGCGCGCAGATTGAAGAGAAATTGCGCGCCAATTTGGAGGGCTCTCCCGACGTCCTGGACGTCATGTTGAACGCACTTGCAAGCTGCACCCTTCCGGCCACTGTTTCG GACGTGCCCGACTTCCGCAAGTGCCTGTCCACGGACTGCATCCAGAACCTCCCGTCCGggaactga
- the LOC113814980 gene encoding uncharacterized protein, which yields MKVVLSLAALVLVVSAQRQPPSEALEAACGTLERRECLSRVRRCVNLRRGSEDAQANRDTILACARENNIRPLQIAAALRAAGGKEEIFDKLDASQETIDNMRICVLQSKGLADENGNINGELMSAQIEEKLRANLEGSPDVLDVMLNALASCTLPATVSDVPDFRKCLSTDCIQNLPSGN from the exons ATGAAGGTCGTACTCAGCCTCGCCGCCCTCGTGCTGGTCGTCTCCGCCCAGCGCCAGCCGCCCAGCGAGGCGTTGG AGGCCGCATGCGGGACCCTCGAGCGAAGGGAATGTCTCTCCCGCGTGCGCCGCTGCGTCAACCTCCGCCGCGGCTCCGAGGACGCCCAGGCCAACAGGGACACCATCCTGGCCTGCGCCCGCGAGAACAACATCAGGCCCCTCCAGATCGCGGCCGCCCTGAGGGCTGCGGGCGGCAAGGAGGAGATCTTCGACAAGCTGGACGCGTCCCAGGAAACCATCGACAACATGCGCATCTGCGTCCTGCAGTCCAAGGGCCTG GCAGACGAAAACGGCAACATCAACGGTGAGCTGATGAGCGCGCAGATCGAAGAGAAATTGCGCGCCAATTTGGAGGGCTCTCCCGACGTCCTGGACGTCATGTTGAACGCACTTGCAAGCTGCACCCTTCCGGCCACTGTTTCG GACGTGCCCGACTTCCGCAAGTGCCTGTCCACGGACTGCATCCAGAACCTCCCGTCCGggaactga
- the LOC138859179 gene encoding uncharacterized protein has translation MKVVLCFAVVVVVVSAQRPPAREDLEAACGTLERRECLSRVRRCLNIRRSSVDTEANRDTVLSCARENNIRPVDIMAALRSSQGKEEIFDKLNASRGTIDNMRICVLQSKGLADENGNINGELLSAQIEEKLRANLEGSPDVLDVLLNALASCTLPATVSEAPDFRKCLAVECIQNLPSEN, from the exons ATGAAGGTCGTACTTTGCTTCGCCGTCGTCGTGGTGGTCGTCTCCGCTCAGCGGCCGCCGGCCAGGGAGGACTTGG AGGCCGCATGCGGCACCCTCGAGCGAAGGGAATGTCTCTCCCGCGTGCGCCGCTGCCTCAACATCCGCCGCAGTTCTGTGGACACGGAAGCCAACAGGGACACCGTCTTGTCCTGCGCCCGCGAGAACAACATTCGCCCTGTCGACATCATGGCTGCCCTGAGGAGCTcgcaaggaaaggaagagatctTCGACAAACTCAATGCGTCTCGAGGAACCATCGACAACATGCGCATCTGCGTCCTGCAATCCAAGGGCCTG GCAGACGAAAACGGCAACATCAACGGTGAGCTGCTGAGCGCGCAGATTGAAGAGAAATTGCGCGCCAATTTGGAGGGCTCTCCCGACGTCCTGGACGTCTTGTTGAACGCACTTGCAAGCTGCACCCTTCCGGCCACTGTTTCG GAGGCCCCCGACTTCCGCAAGTGCCTGGCGGTCGAGTGCATCCAGAACTTGCCATCCGAGAACTAG